The genomic interval TGAACATGATGAAAGAGAACTGGAGGTAGAATATTTCTCCATTGAGCCCCTTGAGGATCAATAGCGCTCCTTGCGGCTCTTCCTGGAAGTCGAGCAGGAAACCTTTGGCGACGGGGTAGAATGTTGGCACATGGAGGCCCAATGCCAGAAAGCAGTCCATTGCCATAATGCCGGCTGGAGAATCAGAATCTGTATTTTCGCAGGGCATCAATTTGATGTATTTCAATGCCTCAATTCTCACTAGGTCACCAGCCTCTTTCACGGCCTGTCGGATATCTGGATGGTGCTGTACCACGACggccagctccttcagcGATGCGAGAAGATACTGCACTGGCAGAGCTTCAAGGAATCCAGCTGCCCAAGTTGGCTCAGGTATTGTTGGGAAATGAGCCAGGATTGAGCTTGCTGCGGATGACTTGGAGCGTCCCAGTGCCTGGTGGCATAGTTCTTTGACTTGCTCATCAACCAAAACAGCCATGGATGGAGAGACAGCTGATGTGTTCCATACAATGATCTTGCGCAAGTTCTTGGTGCAGCTGGTGGCCAAAGATGAGGTTGGAGAGCTCTAGATGGACCAGCGTCAAAGAAATATCCGATAAGAAATTTTCCTTTTCCAGTAACATCGTCGCAATAGCTAGACTGGAAGTAGCTTACCTGGTCTGAGAGCGGACTGTATGCAGATCTGTCTGCCATTTGAGCCACGAACGAGTGTGGTATTGTGGATCAGAGTACTTCCGAGTCAATTAATTCACCAAGTCAAGGCTATGAACTAGACTGAGCTCTTGCATGCCAGTCATTTTGAATCTTCAACAACCTGCATTGCAACAGGTAGAGGCGGAAGTGAAACGCCATAGATCATGAAAAATAGAATGGAGAGGCCATGATAAGAGAAGTCAAGAAACGTGTTCCGAACCTGACACTGTCAACTGCATTGCTACATCTGGAGAACGTTGAAGCGTTTGGCGACTCTCTCACGGAGGACGGGAGAATAGCCGGGGTTGCCACCGGCAAGAGTTGGTCCTGGTCGGTCTTGAATTTAGACCTTCTTCCAATCTATCTCACAGTTTCTTCCAAATGGCCGTTGCCAACTTCCGCATCAAGTTCAATACCGGAGCACAAATTGCTCAGTTATTTGCTTTCCCACGCGCACTCGCCCTGTTATTTGCTATCCCACACAATGTTTTATATGCTTGTCAAGGTTAGTCCTTTAAATACGGGGAGATACTGTTCCACTGCAGTGTTTCGTGTATGTTCAGAGCGGCAATTAACTCCTCAACATAGAAAGCTATCAGTAAGATACATTTTTCGGTCGATATGGCTCTTCTATATACTCCACCTCGCTCGGTGATAATTTAAAAGAGATTGAACAGAGAGCCTCATCTATACGCCGCACACTTCCCAGACCAGTGATTGGATACATTCCTTGTTGCAAACACCATGCCAAGGCAACAGTGGCCATCTTGCagcctctcttctctgcaatCTCAGTAACGCGTTGAACCACCTCCATATCTGCTCCATTCTCGTTCTGGCGTACAAGGCTCTGTAACAACTTGTCTGTCTGCTCGCGAAATGTACTTTTTTCCTTCCAGGAACGAGCTAGCACACCTCGAGCCAAGGGGCTCCATGGCAACAGCCCGATGCCACTGTCTCGGCAGAAGGGGATCATTTCACGTTCCTCCTCACGGTAAAGTAGATTGTAGTAGTTCTGCATAGATATGAACTTGTGCCAACCGTTTTTCTCAGCAGTGTATTGAAGTTTTTGGAACTCCCATGCCGCCAT from Penicillium psychrofluorescens genome assembly, chromosome: 5 carries:
- a CDS encoding uncharacterized protein (ID:PFLUO_008349-T1.cds;~source:funannotate), which encodes MAVLVDEQVKELCHQALGRSKSSAASSILAHFPTIPEPTWAAGFLEALPVQYLLASLKELAVVVQHHPDIRQAVKEAGDLVRIEALKYIKLMPCENTDSDSPAGIMAMDCFLALGLHVPTFYPVAKGFLLDFQEEPQGALLILKGLNGEIFYLQFSFIMFRNVLNYFRHNRVQGLSP